The following are encoded together in the Candidatus Methylomirabilis oxygeniifera genome:
- a CDS encoding protein of unknown function (Evidence 5 : No homology to any previously reported sequences), with the protein MSTLPNGPRDLGLSSMITTVFRMVVEGRMQCYWCAGALFGIATGLTS; encoded by the coding sequence GTGAGTACATTGCCCAATGGTCCCCGCGATCTAGGGCTATCGTCGATGATCACTACCGTTTTTCGCATGGTAGTAGAGGGGAGAATGCAATGCTATTGGTGCGCCGGAGCCCTTTTTGGGATCGCGACCGGGCTCACCTCATGA
- a CDS encoding Response regulator receiver, giving the protein MRKTVVIIDDSPRSRGPLGNVLTRLGFEVVAEGANGAEAQRLAQMLKPDVLFLAVSLPDMDGLTVAAHILETVPLPILILSNHLDEGLIRRAKKVGVMAHLLKPLREEELLPAIELAISRFEECNTLRKENADLKRNLEDRKLIERAKGILMERERISEQQAFARIQKTSMNTRRSMAEIAQAILLSEAVIGRAC; this is encoded by the coding sequence ATGCGAAAAACGGTAGTGATCATCGACGATAGCCCTAGATCGCGGGGACCATTGGGCAATGTACTCACACGGCTTGGGTTCGAGGTGGTCGCAGAGGGAGCAAACGGAGCTGAAGCTCAACGCCTCGCCCAAATGCTGAAACCTGATGTGCTATTTCTGGCGGTGAGTCTCCCGGATATGGATGGCCTGACAGTGGCTGCTCATATCCTGGAGACCGTACCGCTTCCGATTCTGATCCTGAGCAACCACCTCGACGAGGGGTTGATCCGCCGAGCCAAGAAGGTCGGAGTGATGGCGCACCTGCTGAAACCGCTGCGTGAGGAGGAGTTGCTGCCGGCTATCGAACTGGCGATCTCCCGGTTCGAAGAGTGCAACACCCTCCGAAAAGAGAACGCAGACCTCAAGCGAAACCTTGAGGATCGGAAGTTGATCGAGCGCGCAAAGGGGATTCTGATGGAACGGGAACGGATCTCCGAACAGCAGGCGTTTGCGCGGATCCAAAAAACCAGCATGAACACGCGGCGATCAATGGCCGAGATTGCGCAGGCTATCCTGCTGAGCGAAGCGGTCATCGGTAGGGCGTGTTAG
- a CDS encoding membrane protein of unknown function (Evidence 5 : No homology to any previously reported sequences), which yields MSGVLHPLSVHLPIAMLFMAFMTMCYWLVRGLATSVFENRIYSLTRFNTAAGLVFVLLSMATGFRDVLAGYWIAFNSPLGKWLYVKVVLALLIVITYSAFLWQSRKKPQYLQEDPKIMTWCLTTQLVGFLLVLTVTALGTMLVFYPHLLAYSG from the coding sequence ATGTCAGGGGTTCTCCACCCTCTCTCCGTACATTTGCCTATCGCCATGCTGTTCATGGCGTTTATGACGATGTGTTATTGGCTGGTCAGGGGGTTGGCCACGTCGGTCTTTGAGAATCGGATCTACAGCCTGACGCGCTTTAATACCGCTGCCGGGTTGGTGTTCGTCCTCCTTTCCATGGCCACAGGATTCCGGGATGTCCTCGCCGGTTATTGGATCGCGTTCAATTCGCCTCTAGGAAAGTGGTTGTATGTCAAAGTCGTCCTGGCGCTGCTGATCGTCATCACGTACAGCGCCTTCCTCTGGCAGAGCCGCAAGAAGCCCCAGTACCTTCAAGAAGATCCAAAGATCATGACCTGGTGTCTCACCACTCAACTGGTGGGCTTCCTGCTGGTGTTGACCGTCACCGCGCTCGGAACCATGCTGGTGTTCTATCCCCATCTCCTGGCGTACAGCGGATAA
- a CDS encoding putative NADH dehydrogenase FAD-containing subunit transmembrane protein (Evidence 3 : Function proposed based on presence of conserved amino acid motif, structural feature or limited homology): MNRKPAQIVVLGGGFGGLYAAMTLQRELAGSDLAQVTLVDRRNYFTFTPFLPEVAAGTLGRAHVTYPLRFLAQKGEFRFIQGTVQAFNLVKRTIRTETTTIPYDYLIVSLGGVPSFFGNPQIEAHALTLNSVDDALGIRNHVIRLFEQAVVEPDPIRRRQLLTFVVAGAGPCGVELAAELHHLIRTALLKFYPVDPSEIRIVLVSKGERILPDFAGKLADTGQQALIKRGIDVKSNTRVTGASAEYVELNDREIIPTRTTIWAAGVTPNPVLALLPATKSPQGGIVVDEFLKIPEFPEVYVIGDGASVMDRRQGRPYPALAPVAIRQGIRAAGNIMNTLQGRAREPFRFDFTGNIVGLGCGMALVNLLGIKFHGRLGWWLYRMAHLQRLVSFRNKASLALTLALNTIFDRDISCETWPETDQRMNSTRASSTLPNSGAPVAS; this comes from the coding sequence ATGAACCGAAAGCCCGCGCAGATCGTGGTATTAGGAGGAGGGTTCGGCGGCCTGTACGCCGCCATGACGCTTCAGCGAGAACTGGCCGGGTCCGACCTGGCTCAGGTGACGCTTGTGGATCGGCGTAACTATTTCACCTTTACGCCGTTCCTGCCGGAGGTGGCGGCAGGAACCCTCGGTCGGGCGCATGTCACCTACCCCTTGCGGTTCCTGGCTCAGAAAGGCGAGTTTCGCTTCATTCAGGGAACCGTTCAGGCCTTTAACCTGGTCAAGCGTACGATCCGAACGGAGACCACAACCATCCCCTACGATTATCTGATTGTGTCGCTGGGGGGCGTACCCTCGTTCTTCGGCAACCCCCAGATCGAGGCCCATGCGCTGACGCTCAACTCGGTTGATGATGCGCTTGGCATTCGAAACCATGTGATCAGGCTCTTTGAACAGGCCGTAGTCGAGCCGGATCCGATCCGGCGGCGCCAGCTCTTGACCTTTGTCGTGGCCGGAGCCGGGCCCTGTGGCGTTGAGCTGGCCGCTGAGTTGCACCACCTGATCCGGACCGCCCTCCTCAAGTTCTATCCGGTCGATCCATCCGAGATCAGAATCGTGTTAGTGTCCAAGGGCGAACGGATTCTCCCTGACTTCGCCGGCAAGCTGGCGGACACCGGACAGCAGGCGCTGATCAAACGAGGGATTGATGTCAAGTCGAACACTCGGGTGACCGGGGCAAGTGCGGAATATGTGGAGCTAAACGATCGCGAGATCATCCCCACCCGTACTACCATCTGGGCGGCCGGGGTTACTCCGAATCCCGTCCTGGCCCTGTTGCCGGCCACAAAGAGCCCGCAGGGAGGTATTGTCGTCGATGAGTTCCTCAAGATCCCTGAATTCCCGGAGGTGTATGTCATCGGGGATGGCGCATCCGTCATGGACCGACGCCAGGGGCGACCGTATCCGGCCCTGGCGCCGGTAGCCATTCGTCAAGGGATTCGGGCCGCCGGCAATATCATGAATACCCTCCAGGGAAGAGCCAGGGAGCCGTTTCGATTCGACTTTACCGGTAATATCGTGGGGCTCGGTTGCGGGATGGCGCTTGTGAATCTACTGGGCATCAAGTTCCATGGCCGACTGGGGTGGTGGCTCTACCGGATGGCCCACCTGCAGCGACTGGTCAGCTTCAGGAACAAGGCGTCACTCGCCCTGACCCTGGCGCTCAATACGATCTTTGATCGGGACATCTCCTGCGAAACCTGGCCGGAGACCGACCAACGCATGAACAGCACGAGGGCATCATCGACCCTCCCGAATTCAGGCGCACCGGTCGCCTCCTGA